A single Campylobacter ureolyticus ACS-301-V-Sch3b DNA region contains:
- a CDS encoding AAA family ATPase: protein MSYYQKIIRLMELRVAVHLDTILKLMDGRVAILYEYLDKDIKLEKDQIPLILNKLKEKLDVYEKEFKIDKDDILEKNLNFLQNTLNLTSTQVNIIRMGAVVLNYSSYILDQMTSSYKSELEIYTFISRILNEPIEKIKEAFELKNSFRYMVELCGGSRYRANIIDTKNDFLKYLLVENGIYKFIKYYTYELSSSNLKFNDFDHIKQDLAVLIPYLKYSIENELKGVNILFYGKPGVGKSEICSLIANKCNVLGLGIKSYFDDYDIVNSMARIASIDFISNFVSKETIFIYDEAEDIFNLNSNDKQDNKAFVNYALENNKRVVIYITNDVGCIDEAILRRFDFIMEFKDIPKNQKLKIINKYSKNMVDDKTKELFSSSPDLQPATIAKVSKVIETLNLKNASNEFKLLTNNTLNAFGYGGVEFKKEIKYAPKEYDISLLNSDYDLENLANKVKNDVRICLYGPSGSGKSAYAFYLADKLKKELIIKTGSDLLSPYIGENERNIKNAFLLAKQKDAILLIDEIEGFLFSRNKAARSWELTMVNEFLTSMQSFDGIFISTSNLFELIDSAVLRRFDFMVELKPLNFMQAKDIFQNRCENLGFKPKEELLNSFLELSNITIGDFESVKRSMKFLDVNSADEYFDLLKQRCLLKTKANFQNV, encoded by the coding sequence ATGAGTTATTATCAAAAGATTATAAGATTAATGGAACTTAGAGTAGCTGTTCATTTGGATACTATTTTAAAACTCATGGATGGTAGAGTGGCTATTTTGTATGAGTATTTGGATAAAGATATAAAGCTTGAAAAAGATCAAATTCCTCTGATTTTAAACAAACTAAAAGAAAAGCTTGATGTTTATGAAAAAGAGTTTAAGATAGACAAAGACGATATTTTGGAAAAAAATCTAAATTTCTTGCAAAATACCCTAAACCTTACAAGCACGCAAGTAAATATCATTAGAATGGGCGCTGTTGTCTTAAATTATAGCTCTTATATATTGGATCAAATGACATCATCTTATAAAAGCGAGTTAGAAATTTACACCTTTATCTCCAGGATATTAAACGAGCCAATAGAAAAGATAAAAGAGGCATTTGAGTTAAAAAACTCTTTTAGATATATGGTAGAGCTTTGCGGCGGCTCCAGGTACCGTGCAAATATAATCGACACAAAGAATGATTTTTTAAAATATCTGCTTGTTGAAAACGGCATATATAAATTTATCAAATACTACACTTATGAGTTATCTTCTAGTAATCTTAAATTTAATGATTTTGACCATATAAAGCAAGATTTAGCTGTTTTAATCCCATATTTAAAATACTCTATTGAAAATGAGCTTAAAGGGGTAAATATTTTGTTTTATGGAAAGCCAGGTGTTGGAAAAAGCGAAATTTGCTCACTAATAGCAAACAAATGCAATGTTTTGGGGCTTGGTATAAAATCATATTTCGATGATTATGACATTGTTAATTCTATGGCAAGGATAGCAAGTATAGATTTTATATCAAATTTCGTTAGCAAAGAGACAATTTTTATCTACGATGAGGCTGAGGATATTTTCAATCTTAACTCCAACGACAAACAAGACAATAAAGCTTTTGTAAACTACGCTCTTGAAAACAATAAAAGAGTTGTTATTTATATCACAAATGATGTTGGATGTATCGATGAGGCGATTTTACGAAGATTTGACTTCATAATGGAGTTTAAAGATATCCCTAAAAACCAAAAACTCAAAATCATCAATAAATACTCCAAAAATATGGTAGATGATAAAACAAAAGAGCTTTTTAGCAGCTCACCCGATCTACAACCAGCTACTATTGCCAAAGTTAGCAAAGTCATAGAAACTCTAAATTTAAAAAATGCTTCAAATGAGTTTAAGCTTCTTACAAACAATACTCTCAATGCTTTTGGGTATGGCGGCGTGGAGTTTAAAAAAGAGATAAAATACGCTCCAAAAGAGTATGATATCTCACTTTTAAACTCTGATTATGATCTTGAAAACCTAGCCAATAAAGTAAAAAATGATGTAAGAATTTGTCTTTATGGGCCAAGTGGAAGTGGTAAAAGTGCTTATGCTTTTTATTTGGCTGATAAGCTTAAAAAAGAGCTTATTATAAAGACTGGAAGTGATCTGTTGTCACCTTATATCGGCGAGAATGAGAGAAATATAAAAAATGCTTTTTTACTGGCTAAGCAAAAAGATGCGATTTTGCTAATCGATGAGATAGAGGGCTTTTTATTTAGTAGAAACAAAGCTGCTAGAAGTTGGGAGCTAACTATGGTAAATGAGTTTTTAACCTCAATGCAAAGTTTTGATGGCATTTTTATATCAACTTCAAATTTATTTGAGCTAATAGACAGCGCGGTTTTAAGAAGATTTGATTTTATGGTGGAGTTAAAGCCTTTAAATTTCATGCAAGCTAAAGATATCTTTCAAAATAGATGTGAAAATTTAGGCTTTAAGCCAAAAGAGGAGCTTTTAAACTCATTTTTGGAGCTAAGCAATATAACAATTGGTGATTTTGAATCAGTAAAAAGAAGTATGAAATTTTTAGATGTAAATAGCGCAGATGAGTATTTTGACCTCTTAAAACAGAGATGTTTATTAAAGACAAAAGCTAACTTTCAAAATGTATAA
- a CDS encoding WYL domain-containing transcriptional regulator, giving the protein MATQETLEKVAKIYELLTKSPVSEDYLCKIFNKDKRTIARYIKILKDDGINIRLNNKIYSITDLKKDENDVVFSLVKNFTQNQGYEIYQKSKGLFKEINKEYKNAFFIQLKNENLDSNDLGFFKSLALAIENKEIINFTYNDYKFRVKPLKIANFDGFWYLLCLDANKDDKFKKFHLKSIKNLTILNEKFINTKDIEVKLKNANSIWFDIDSQGFIVELLVDNSILKFLERIPLKTQAIIHKQDESEMHLKVSNYYEIVPFILQFIPFIKVIAPNDLNEYLKNLLSEYLKSI; this is encoded by the coding sequence ATGGCAACGCAAGAAACTTTAGAAAAAGTAGCAAAAATTTATGAGCTACTTACAAAATCGCCAGTTAGCGAGGATTATTTATGCAAAATATTTAATAAAGATAAAAGAACTATCGCAAGATATATAAAAATTTTAAAAGATGATGGAATAAATATAAGGCTAAACAATAAAATTTATAGCATAACAGATCTAAAAAAAGATGAAAATGATGTTGTTTTTAGCCTTGTAAAAAACTTCACCCAAAATCAAGGGTATGAAATTTATCAAAAATCAAAAGGTCTATTTAAAGAGATCAATAAAGAGTATAAAAATGCTTTTTTTATACAGCTAAAAAACGAAAATTTAGATAGCAACGACCTGGGGTTTTTTAAAAGTTTGGCTTTGGCAATTGAGAATAAAGAGATTATAAACTTTACTTACAATGACTATAAATTCAGAGTCAAACCGCTTAAAATTGCAAATTTTGATGGTTTTTGGTATCTGCTTTGTTTGGATGCAAATAAAGATGATAAATTTAAAAAGTTTCACCTAAAAAGTATAAAAAACTTAACTATTTTAAATGAAAAATTTATAAATACAAAAGATATCGAGGTAAAACTTAAAAATGCCAACTCAATCTGGTTTGATATAGATAGCCAAGGTTTTATAGTTGAACTTTTGGTTGATAACTCTATTTTAAAATTTTTAGAAAGAATTCCACTAAAAACACAAGCAATCATCCACAAGCAAGATGAGAGCGAAATGCATTTAAAAGTCTCAAACTACTATGAAATCGTGCCATTTATCTTACAATTTATCCCATTTATCAAAGTCATTGCCCCAAATGACCTTAATGAGTATTTAAAAAACTTACTAAGTGAGTATTTAAAGTCAATTTAG
- a CDS encoding DUF262 domain-containing protein, whose protein sequence is MDNILNNIGEISMEDIYSKNIKIPFYQRPYKWKLENVRYLCEDIKDGFLKNNKYLLGNIILHEENDELNIVDGQQRLTTIALILKSLKKKINLLENININSNEALKRNYSFIESYFSNFERKGDLIEFILNNLVVTYIKTKDLDEAFKFFDTQNSRGKKLDDVDLLKNHHFMHLGDMDISIQKQIAKEWKKYENMRVDSYHWSMRELLKCVINDLYILRLMFYDRNFTFGTWINRQNFVLDEFKTQIKGKNLNLQDFKFSSNIVGGMMFFDYTFKYARIYEILKQKADFSTKWLLNQAMMMLLLVYVDKFGFDENFEKFYENVFVRLFVVLARYGRIDVNSIELVYITKGVFNKILSSDYSFYLIERLEYDLKFDFFKFYEINEYQENIDNLLKNKTFLKDKDFAIKNIERISFNNIKIK, encoded by the coding sequence ATGGATAATATCTTAAATAACATAGGCGAAATAAGCATGGAAGATATTTATAGTAAAAATATAAAAATTCCATTTTATCAAAGACCATATAAATGGAAACTTGAAAATGTAAGATATCTTTGTGAAGATATAAAAGATGGTTTTTTGAAAAATAATAAATATCTTTTAGGAAATATAATTTTACATGAGGAAAATGATGAATTAAATATCGTTGATGGGCAGCAACGCCTTACTACAATAGCTTTGATATTAAAAAGTTTGAAGAAAAAGATAAATTTACTAGAAAATATAAACATAAACTCAAACGAGGCTTTAAAAAGAAATTATAGTTTTATAGAAAGCTATTTTTCAAATTTTGAAAGAAAAGGTGATCTTATAGAATTTATCTTAAATAACCTAGTGGTGACCTATATAAAAACTAAAGACCTAGATGAGGCTTTTAAGTTTTTTGATACACAAAATTCTCGTGGTAAAAAGCTCGATGATGTTGATTTGCTAAAAAATCACCATTTTATGCATTTGGGTGATATGGATATTTCCATACAAAAGCAGATTGCAAAAGAGTGGAAAAAGTATGAAAATATGCGTGTAGATTCATATCATTGGAGTATGAGAGAATTATTAAAATGTGTTATAAATGATCTTTATATTTTAAGACTAATGTTTTATGATAGGAATTTTACTTTTGGCACTTGGATAAATCGTCAGAATTTTGTTTTAGATGAGTTTAAAACCCAGATAAAGGGCAAAAATTTAAATTTACAAGATTTTAAATTTAGCTCAAACATAGTCGGCGGAATGATGTTTTTTGACTATACTTTCAAGTATGCCCGTATTTATGAAATATTAAAACAAAAAGCTGATTTTTCCACTAAATGGCTTTTAAATCAAGCAATGATGATGCTTTTACTAGTTTATGTGGATAAATTCGGCTTTGATGAAAATTTTGAAAAATTTTATGAAAATGTTTTTGTTAGGTTGTTTGTAGTGCTTGCTAGGTATGGCAGAATTGATGTTAATTCTATAGAGCTGGTCTATATTACAAAAGGTGTTTTTAATAAAATTTTAAGTAGTGATTATAGTTTTTATCTAATAGAAAGACTAGAGTATGATTTGAAATTTGATTTTTTCAAATTTTATGAGATAAACGAATATCAAGAAAATATAGATAATTTACTAAAAAATAAAACCTTTTTAAAAGATAAAGATTTTGCAATAAAAAATATTGAAAGAATTTCTTTTAATAACATAAAAATTAAATAA